The Achromobacter pestifer genome includes a region encoding these proteins:
- a CDS encoding efflux RND transporter periplasmic adaptor subunit, which produces MRRKFRIAVAAGAIAAAGTIAWAAGESSGDESKPPPSAAAPMAPQVPVAEVIQRVIAPATDFTGYLAAPETVELRSRVSGAVDAVSVPEGSLVRKGQQLFQIDPRPFQVALDTATAQLRQAEALASQAQADFDRAQRLVASGAVSRKTYDDAVSARNARQAEILVAKAAVAAARLDLSYARITAPISGRVDRIMVTEGNLVNGGAAGVANLLTTIVSIDPVHVYFDIDEATYLNAVRLARPDSRGGQASLPVAVALTTDRGFPHQGTLDFVANQVDRGTGTIRARAVVANPDGLLAPGLFARARLTTGAERAAILVDDLAVGTDQGKNYVLVVGPDNQAQYRAVELGQMAEGLRIINTGLQAGEKIIIKGLVRPGMSVTPRMVPMQQVAAAEVRP; this is translated from the coding sequence ATGCGTCGAAAATTCAGAATTGCTGTCGCGGCGGGAGCCATCGCGGCGGCCGGAACCATTGCGTGGGCGGCCGGCGAGTCGTCCGGAGATGAGAGCAAACCGCCGCCTTCCGCGGCCGCGCCGATGGCGCCGCAGGTGCCGGTTGCCGAGGTGATCCAGCGCGTCATCGCGCCAGCGACCGACTTCACGGGATACCTGGCGGCTCCGGAGACGGTTGAGCTGCGGTCGCGCGTCAGCGGCGCGGTCGATGCCGTCAGCGTTCCCGAGGGCAGCCTGGTGCGCAAAGGGCAACAGCTGTTCCAGATCGATCCGCGGCCATTCCAGGTTGCGCTCGACACGGCCACGGCGCAGCTGCGCCAGGCCGAGGCGCTGGCCAGCCAGGCCCAGGCCGACTTCGACCGCGCTCAGCGGCTGGTGGCCAGCGGCGCTGTGTCGCGCAAGACCTACGACGACGCCGTGTCTGCGCGCAACGCCCGTCAGGCGGAGATCCTGGTGGCCAAGGCCGCCGTGGCCGCTGCGCGGCTCGACCTGTCCTACGCACGCATCACGGCACCGATATCCGGGCGCGTGGACCGGATCATGGTGACCGAAGGCAACCTGGTCAACGGCGGGGCGGCGGGCGTGGCCAACCTGCTGACCACGATCGTGTCGATCGACCCCGTGCACGTGTACTTCGACATAGATGAAGCGACCTACCTCAATGCCGTGAGACTGGCCCGGCCCGACTCCCGCGGCGGCCAGGCGTCCCTGCCGGTCGCCGTGGCGTTGACGACGGACCGGGGCTTTCCCCACCAGGGCACGCTCGACTTCGTGGCCAACCAGGTCGACCGCGGCACAGGCACGATCCGCGCCCGCGCCGTCGTGGCGAATCCCGATGGCTTGCTGGCTCCGGGGTTGTTTGCGCGCGCCAGGCTGACTACCGGCGCCGAGCGCGCGGCCATTCTGGTCGATGACCTGGCGGTAGGCACGGACCAGGGGAAGAACTACGTCCTGGTCGTGGGTCCTGACAATCAGGCGCAGTACCGCGCGGTGGAACTGGGCCAGATGGCGGAAGGCCTGCGCATCATCAACACCGGCTTGCAGGCCGGAGAGAAGATCATCATCAAAGGGTTGGTGCGTCCCGGCATGAGCGTCACGCCGCGCATGGTGCCCATGCAGCAGGTAGCCGCCGCGGAGGTCCGCCCATGA
- the cueR gene encoding Cu(I)-responsive transcriptional regulator, whose amino-acid sequence MNIGEASKTSKVSAKMIRYYEQIGLIPAAQRNSSGYRAYSRIDVHRLHFIRRARNLGFSVAETKDLLGLWHDQSRQSSDVKHVAQEHLAELDRRIESMRQMADTLKALIRCCAGDDRPNCPILHTLEQPDDKEQEPAARTGAVLRRRRAGTPDEPASAC is encoded by the coding sequence ATGAACATCGGCGAAGCATCCAAGACATCCAAGGTGTCGGCAAAAATGATCCGCTACTACGAGCAGATCGGCCTGATACCCGCGGCGCAGCGGAACTCTTCCGGCTACCGCGCCTACAGCCGGATCGATGTTCACCGGCTGCACTTCATCCGCCGCGCCCGCAATCTGGGCTTCTCGGTCGCCGAGACCAAGGATCTGCTGGGCCTGTGGCATGACCAGTCGCGCCAAAGCTCGGACGTCAAGCACGTGGCCCAGGAACACCTGGCCGAACTGGACCGGCGCATCGAAAGCATGCGGCAGATGGCAGATACGCTCAAGGCGCTGATCCGCTGTTGCGCGGGCGATGACCGGCCCAACTGCCCCATCCTGCACACGCTTGAGCAACCGGACGACAAAGAGCAGGAACCCGCCGCCCGCACCGGCGCCGTCCTGCGACGCCGTCGCGCCGGCACACCGGATGAACCCGCATCAGCTTGCTGA
- the fdx gene encoding ISC system 2Fe-2S type ferredoxin codes for MPKITVLPHAELAPEGAELEVRAGTTICAALLANGIEIEHACDMSAACTTCHCIVRKGFDSLNEANESEDDLLDRAWGLEAQSRLSCQAVVAEEDLTVAIPKYTVNHAKEEH; via the coding sequence ATGCCAAAAATCACCGTACTCCCGCACGCCGAGCTGGCGCCCGAAGGCGCCGAACTGGAGGTGCGGGCCGGCACCACGATCTGCGCGGCCTTGCTGGCCAACGGCATTGAAATAGAACATGCATGCGACATGAGTGCCGCCTGCACCACCTGCCACTGCATCGTGCGCAAGGGTTTCGATTCCTTGAACGAAGCGAATGAGTCCGAGGACGACCTGCTCGACCGGGCCTGGGGGCTGGAAGCGCAGTCCCGCCTAAGCTGTCAGGCGGTCGTGGCAGAGGAGGACCTGACCGTCGCCATTCCCAAGTACACGGTCAATCATGCCAAGGAAGAGCATTAG
- a CDS encoding ATP-binding response regulator, with the protein MQPVIGQTSASTPPSSSYAARIHQVQVDALRRSFPFALAGSLISACFSAFALVGVLPLHEILLWLGATLIVGVLRWAAVVAYDRHRADPPAAQRWVRRMLAGNLCSGILWGLPLAYWTFFVPLEYQLFFIVILFGLGTGAIYSNYMMLPVMYAFEVPAFAPMFIALAAQPSAIHLALVTGGLAYLIATLAFIHRMNRTHLDALRLGYENLALLEQVRQEKIAAERSDLEKSRFLAAASHDLRQPVHAVNLFLGLLANEPLSRHGRYLVDNITSALSAMGHLFDALLNLSRLDAGVIEPRFETFRMQPLLDQLKAEYAPQAGEKGIRLRVRPCAASVRSDPVLLERMLRNLISNAIVHSDSGRVLVGCRRAGDRLRIEVWDNGPGIPQAEQERVFWEFHQLANPERDRSKGLGLGLAIVRRTARLLSHELALRSEEGRSTVFTVTVPASGPAAAGLSVGDACVRLRQGLASEDSLRGKLALLVDDDAQNLAGLSMLFESWGCRVIAATSGNALFERVLPLAERPALIITDYRLREHETGIHVIERLREEYNDPDLPALLVSGDTDPARLTEAAARGVPLLHKPVQVQALREHVTSLLHAKEAASLTGDAE; encoded by the coding sequence TTGCAGCCCGTCATCGGCCAGACTTCCGCCTCCACGCCGCCAAGTTCGTCCTATGCCGCCCGCATCCATCAGGTGCAGGTCGACGCATTGCGCCGAAGCTTTCCGTTCGCCCTGGCCGGGTCGCTGATCAGCGCCTGTTTTTCCGCGTTTGCCTTGGTCGGCGTGCTACCCCTGCACGAGATCCTGTTGTGGCTGGGCGCCACGCTGATAGTGGGCGTGCTGCGCTGGGCCGCGGTGGTGGCGTACGACCGCCATCGCGCCGATCCGCCGGCGGCGCAGCGTTGGGTGCGCCGCATGCTGGCCGGCAATCTGTGTTCCGGCATCCTGTGGGGATTGCCCCTGGCCTATTGGACGTTTTTTGTCCCGCTGGAGTACCAGCTGTTCTTCATCGTCATCCTGTTCGGACTGGGCACGGGCGCCATCTATTCGAACTACATGATGCTGCCGGTGATGTACGCGTTCGAGGTGCCGGCTTTCGCGCCGATGTTCATCGCGCTGGCGGCGCAGCCTTCCGCCATCCATCTGGCGCTGGTGACGGGCGGCCTCGCCTACCTGATCGCGACCCTGGCCTTCATCCATCGCATGAACCGCACCCACCTGGATGCGTTGCGGCTGGGCTATGAGAACCTGGCGCTGCTGGAACAGGTGCGCCAGGAGAAGATAGCCGCCGAACGCAGCGATCTGGAGAAGTCCCGCTTTCTGGCGGCGGCCAGCCACGACCTGCGCCAGCCCGTGCACGCGGTGAACCTGTTCCTGGGGCTGCTGGCTAACGAACCCTTGTCGCGGCACGGACGCTATCTGGTCGACAACATCACCAGCGCGTTGTCCGCGATGGGCCATCTGTTCGACGCCTTGCTGAATCTGTCGCGTCTGGACGCCGGCGTCATCGAGCCTCGGTTCGAGACGTTCAGGATGCAGCCGTTGCTGGACCAGCTGAAGGCCGAGTATGCGCCGCAGGCCGGAGAGAAAGGCATACGGTTGCGCGTGCGTCCGTGCGCGGCCAGCGTGCGCTCGGATCCCGTGCTGCTGGAACGCATGCTGCGCAATCTGATCAGCAACGCTATCGTGCACTCCGACAGCGGGCGCGTTCTGGTGGGGTGCCGCCGAGCCGGGGATCGCTTGCGCATCGAGGTCTGGGACAACGGCCCGGGGATTCCGCAGGCCGAACAGGAACGGGTCTTCTGGGAGTTCCATCAACTGGCCAATCCCGAGCGCGACCGCAGCAAGGGCCTGGGGCTGGGCCTGGCCATCGTGCGCCGCACCGCCCGGCTGCTGAGCCACGAACTGGCGCTGCGTTCGGAAGAAGGCCGCAGCACGGTGTTCACGGTCACGGTGCCGGCCTCGGGTCCCGCCGCGGCAGGCCTGTCCGTCGGCGATGCTTGCGTGAGGCTGCGTCAAGGGCTCGCATCCGAAGACAGCCTGCGCGGCAAGCTGGCGCTGCTGGTGGACGACGACGCGCAGAACCTGGCCGGCCTGTCCATGCTGTTCGAAAGCTGGGGCTGCCGCGTCATCGCCGCGACCAGCGGCAATGCGCTGTTCGAGCGCGTGCTGCCGCTGGCCGAGCGTCCTGCCTTGATCATCACGGATTACCGGCTGCGCGAGCACGAGACTGGCATCCACGTGATCGAAAGGCTGCGCGAGGAATACAACGATCCCGATCTGCCCGCCTTGCTGGTCAGCGGCGACACCGACCCGGCGCGGCTGACCGAGGCCGCCGCCCGCGGCGTTCCGCTCTTGCACAAGCCCGTGCAGGTCCAGGCCCTGCGCGAACACGTCACTAGCCTGCTGCACGCCAAAGAGGCAGCGTCCCTTACCGGAGATGCCGAATGA
- a CDS encoding 2Fe-2S iron-sulfur cluster-binding protein has translation MSSKTLDIRQARTRLPVPDGQTILEAALQNGVAYPHGCRSGRCGSCKSRLIEGEVEMLPHSRYALTEEEKRCGFILACRAVPKADVAVAWLGDDDEAAAAPIQNIEGTVVSMDELTHDIRRIRIRPDATGSLAFAAGQYADIRFGPSPARSYSMANRPGDPELEFHIRRVPNGVTSGYVHTTLQPGDRVALRVPLGSSHLREQHPGPMLCIAGGSGLAPIHSIVETALAHGMRQPIHVYFGARMERDLYFVRHFEALARRHANLSFVPVLSEAQATPYRSGHVTQAVSADLADLKSWKVYVAGPPAMVEAAMALASERGLSIQDMHADVFFTPP, from the coding sequence ATGAGCAGCAAGACACTGGATATCCGGCAAGCGCGAACCCGGCTGCCGGTTCCGGACGGCCAGACCATACTCGAAGCAGCGCTGCAAAATGGCGTTGCCTATCCGCACGGCTGCCGTTCCGGCCGCTGCGGCAGCTGCAAATCGCGCCTGATCGAAGGTGAAGTGGAAATGCTGCCGCACTCGCGCTACGCGTTGACGGAAGAAGAAAAACGCTGCGGCTTCATCCTGGCGTGCCGCGCGGTTCCGAAGGCCGATGTGGCCGTGGCCTGGCTTGGGGACGACGACGAGGCAGCCGCGGCGCCCATCCAGAATATCGAAGGGACCGTCGTTTCCATGGACGAGCTGACCCACGACATCAGGCGCATCAGGATCCGGCCTGACGCAACGGGCTCGTTGGCGTTCGCCGCCGGGCAATATGCCGACATCCGGTTCGGGCCGTCGCCGGCGCGCAGCTACTCGATGGCCAACAGGCCGGGCGATCCCGAACTGGAGTTCCACATCCGCCGCGTTCCAAACGGGGTCACGTCGGGCTATGTCCACACCACGCTACAGCCTGGCGACCGCGTCGCTCTGCGTGTGCCGCTCGGCTCCTCGCATCTGCGCGAACAGCATCCCGGACCGATGCTTTGCATCGCGGGAGGATCGGGATTGGCTCCCATCCATTCGATCGTCGAAACCGCGCTCGCGCACGGCATGAGGCAGCCGATTCATGTCTACTTCGGCGCACGCATGGAGCGGGATCTTTACTTCGTTCGACATTTCGAGGCGTTGGCGCGCCGCCACGCCAACCTGAGTTTTGTGCCGGTACTGTCCGAGGCTCAAGCTACGCCATACCGGAGCGGCCACGTCACGCAAGCCGTCAGCGCAGACCTGGCGGACCTGAAGAGCTGGAAAGTCTATGTCGCCGGTCCTCCGGCGATGGTGGAAGCTGCGATGGCTCTGGCATCCGAGCGCGGGTTGAGCATTCAGGACATGCACGCCGACGTTTTCTTCACGCCACCATAA
- a CDS encoding efflux transporter outer membrane subunit, producing MKYRYTRSRLGFTLAPLTLAAALSGCSLAPKYERPAAPIAATYSSDAPDTQQKPDETVAADIGWRDFFRDPLLQQLMEISLNNNRDMRRAALNVEAAQALYRIQRAAMLPNLSVAAGGASERIPGDLGAARDGQVAKRYDVAGVTTAWELDLWGRIRSLSDQALASYLALEENRIATQLSLVAEVANAYLTLRADQELLRLTEDTLATQKRSYDLTANLAAAGHSTQLDLRLAEIALRNAEASRSAYTRQVSRDRNALVLLLGQPLTSALSSQLDAATTLPDGIVPSDLPAGLPSDLLVRRPDIRAAEQMLRGANANIGAARAAFLPAISLTGSTGTASASLDGLFDSGSRAWAFLPQITLPIFRGGALLANLDVAHVKKRLEIVNYEQAIQVAFREVADGLAGKRTLDDQIRSEQLAVAASRSAYELAELRFQEGMDDYLTLLEAYRSLYGAEQILIRTRLTRLNNLIDLYKALGGGWSEHTVLAPAGA from the coding sequence ATGAAGTACCGCTACACCCGCTCCCGGCTCGGCTTTACGCTCGCGCCGCTCACGCTTGCGGCCGCCTTGAGCGGTTGCTCCCTGGCGCCGAAGTACGAACGCCCCGCGGCCCCCATAGCCGCGACCTATTCTTCGGATGCCCCGGATACGCAGCAAAAGCCCGATGAGACCGTCGCAGCCGACATCGGATGGCGCGATTTCTTCCGTGATCCGCTCTTGCAGCAATTGATGGAAATCTCGCTGAACAACAACCGGGATATGCGCCGCGCCGCGCTCAACGTCGAAGCGGCCCAGGCGCTGTACCGGATCCAGCGCGCCGCGATGCTGCCGAACCTGAGCGTCGCGGCCGGCGGCGCATCCGAGCGCATTCCGGGCGACCTCGGCGCCGCGCGGGACGGCCAGGTCGCGAAGCGCTATGACGTGGCCGGCGTGACGACCGCCTGGGAACTGGATCTGTGGGGCCGCATCCGCAGCCTCAGCGACCAGGCCTTGGCCTCGTATCTGGCGCTCGAGGAGAACCGGATCGCCACCCAGCTGAGCCTGGTGGCCGAAGTGGCCAATGCCTACCTGACGCTGCGCGCGGACCAGGAGCTGTTGCGGCTGACGGAAGACACCCTGGCCACGCAGAAGCGCTCGTACGATCTGACGGCCAACCTGGCCGCGGCCGGCCACTCGACGCAGCTCGACCTGCGCCTGGCGGAGATCGCGTTGCGCAACGCAGAAGCCAGCCGCTCCGCCTACACGCGGCAAGTGTCCAGGGACCGCAACGCCCTGGTGCTGCTGCTCGGGCAGCCGCTGACGTCCGCGCTGTCCAGCCAGCTGGACGCAGCGACGACGCTGCCGGACGGCATCGTTCCGTCGGATCTGCCGGCGGGACTGCCCTCCGATCTGCTGGTCCGCCGGCCCGACATACGCGCGGCGGAGCAGATGCTGCGCGGCGCGAATGCCAATATCGGCGCGGCGCGCGCCGCCTTTCTGCCGGCGATCAGCCTGACGGGCTCGACGGGAACCGCCAGCGCCTCCCTGGACGGCTTGTTCGATTCCGGGTCGCGGGCCTGGGCATTCCTGCCGCAGATCACGTTGCCCATCTTCCGGGGAGGCGCCTTGCTGGCCAATCTGGACGTGGCGCACGTAAAGAAGCGCCTGGAGATCGTCAACTACGAGCAGGCCATTCAGGTGGCATTCCGCGAGGTGGCCGATGGATTGGCCGGCAAGCGCACGCTCGACGACCAGATCCGTTCGGAGCAGTTGGCCGTGGCGGCCAGCCGCAGCGCGTACGAACTGGCGGAGCTGCGATTCCAGGAAGGCATGGACGACTATCTCACCTTGCTCGAGGCCTATCGCTCGCTATACGGCGCGGAGCAGATCCTGATCCGTACCCGCCTGACGCGCTTGAACAACCTGATCGACCTGTACAAGGCGTTGGGAGGCGGGTGGTCCGAGCATACGGTGCTGGCCCCTGCCGGGGCATAG
- a CDS encoding response regulator transcription factor codes for MTAVLLVDDHAMFREALVMALGQAVPGLTIHPAAGGQEALGVLERHAAIQHVIMDFYLPDMAGADLLKRLRQRRAQLRILVLSASQDPEDMRRALEAGAQGFLNKSASCQELAAALEAVSEAAPPRRSASSTLSTGGQDEAALLRALTPRQSEVLSLMCDGLRNKEISERLNMTEKTVKTHVSAILGTLGVLNRTQATLVARRGGVFGKPV; via the coding sequence ATGACGGCAGTGTTATTGGTTGACGACCACGCCATGTTTCGCGAAGCGCTGGTCATGGCGCTGGGCCAGGCCGTGCCCGGCCTGACGATCCACCCCGCGGCCGGCGGCCAGGAGGCGCTGGGGGTGTTGGAGCGGCATGCGGCGATCCAGCACGTCATCATGGATTTCTATTTGCCGGACATGGCCGGGGCCGACCTGCTCAAGCGCTTGCGTCAGCGCCGCGCGCAGTTGCGCATCCTGGTGCTATCGGCCTCGCAGGATCCCGAGGACATGCGCCGTGCGCTCGAGGCAGGCGCGCAGGGCTTCCTGAACAAGTCCGCCAGCTGCCAGGAGCTGGCCGCCGCGCTGGAAGCCGTCAGCGAGGCGGCGCCACCGCGGCGCAGCGCGTCGTCGACGTTGTCCACGGGCGGTCAGGATGAGGCGGCCTTGCTGCGTGCCTTGACGCCACGACAGAGCGAAGTGTTGAGCCTGATGTGCGATGGGCTGCGCAACAAGGAAATCTCGGAGCGGCTGAACATGACCGAGAAGACCGTCAAGACGCATGTGTCGGCCATCCTGGGCACCCTGGGCGTGCTCAATCGTACGCAGGCGACGCTAGTGGCGCGGCGCGGCGGCGTGTTCGGGAAGCCGGTTTAG
- a CDS encoding efflux RND transporter permease subunit, whose protein sequence is MKFPHFFIARPIFAIVLSLLMLLAGGIAFWQLPLSEYPAVTPPTVQVTASYPGANPEVIADTVAAPLEQVINGVEGMLYMSSQMAVDGQMVLTIAFKQGTDPDMAQIQVQNRVSRALPRLPQEVQRIGVVTQKTSPDVLMVVHLVSPEKRYDSLYLSNFAIRQVRDELARLPGVGDVLVWGAGEYSMRVWLDPTSVAARGLTASDVVAALREQNVQVAAGAVGQQPDTSAAYQVTVNTLGRLTSAEQFGDIVVKTGADGQVTRLRDVARVSLGADAYTLRSLINGESAPALQIIQSPGANAIDVSNAVRARMQELQQGFPQDVEYRIAYDPTVFVRASLQSVAVTLLEAILLVVIVVVLFLQTWRASIIPLVAVPVSLVGTFALMHMFGFSLNTLSLFGLVLSIGIVVDDAIVVVENVERHMALGESPRQAAIKAMDEVTGPIIAITSVLAAVFIPSAFLSGLQGEFYRQFALTIAISTILSAINSLTLSPALAAILLKPHQDSAKADWLTRLMGKTLGGFFRRFNVFFDSASNGYVGTVRRAVRGSAVVLLLYVGFVGLTWLGFHQVPNGFVPAQDKYFLVGIAQLPSGASLDRTEAVVKQMSEIALAEPGVESVVAFPGLSVNGPVNVPNSALMFAMLKPFDERQDPSLSANAIAGKLMGKFSQIPDGFVGIFPPPPVPGLGAMGGFKLQIEDRAGLGFEALAQAQGQIMARAMQAPELANMLASFQTNAPQLRVDIDRVKAKSLGVSLTDVFETLQINLGSLYVNDFNRFGRTYRVMAQADAPFRMQAGDIGMLKVRNGSGEMIPLSAFVTLTRGSGPDRVIRYNGFPSADISGGPAPGYSSGQATDAIERIVRETLPEGMTYAWTDLVYQEKQAGNSALYIFPLAVLLAFLILAAQYNSWSLPFAVLLIAPMALLSAIGGVWLSGGDNNIFTQIGFVVLVGLAAKNAILIVEFARSKEDQGADPLAAVLEAARLRLRPILMTSFAFIAGVVPLVLATGAGAEMRHAMGIAVFAGMVGVTLFGLLLTPVFYVVVRKLALRREARRAATRSDRQHA, encoded by the coding sequence ATGAAGTTTCCTCACTTCTTCATTGCCAGGCCGATCTTCGCCATTGTCCTGTCGCTGCTGATGCTGTTGGCGGGCGGCATCGCGTTCTGGCAGCTGCCGCTGAGCGAATACCCTGCCGTCACGCCGCCCACGGTACAGGTGACGGCGAGCTATCCCGGCGCCAATCCGGAAGTGATCGCGGATACCGTGGCGGCCCCGCTGGAACAGGTGATCAACGGCGTGGAAGGCATGTTGTACATGAGTTCCCAGATGGCGGTCGACGGCCAGATGGTGCTCACCATCGCGTTCAAGCAGGGAACGGACCCGGACATGGCGCAGATCCAGGTGCAGAACCGGGTCTCGCGCGCCTTGCCGCGCTTGCCGCAGGAAGTGCAGCGTATCGGGGTGGTCACGCAGAAGACCTCGCCCGACGTGTTGATGGTGGTGCACCTCGTTTCGCCGGAAAAGCGCTACGACTCGCTCTACTTGTCGAACTTCGCCATCCGGCAGGTGCGCGACGAACTCGCGCGCCTGCCCGGCGTCGGCGACGTCCTGGTCTGGGGCGCCGGGGAGTACTCCATGCGCGTCTGGCTGGACCCCACCAGCGTCGCCGCGCGCGGCCTGACCGCCAGCGACGTGGTCGCGGCCCTGCGGGAGCAGAACGTGCAGGTCGCCGCGGGGGCAGTGGGCCAGCAGCCGGATACCTCGGCGGCCTATCAGGTGACTGTCAACACGCTGGGGCGCCTGACAAGCGCGGAACAGTTCGGCGACATCGTCGTGAAGACGGGCGCCGATGGCCAGGTCACCCGGCTGCGCGACGTTGCCCGCGTTTCGTTGGGCGCGGATGCCTACACCTTGCGTAGCCTGATCAATGGCGAATCGGCGCCCGCCCTGCAGATCATCCAGAGTCCCGGCGCCAACGCCATCGACGTCTCCAATGCGGTCCGAGCCAGGATGCAGGAGCTGCAGCAAGGCTTCCCGCAGGATGTGGAGTACCGCATCGCCTATGACCCCACCGTCTTCGTGCGCGCCTCGCTGCAATCGGTGGCGGTCACGCTGCTGGAGGCCATCCTCCTGGTCGTGATCGTGGTGGTGCTGTTCCTGCAGACCTGGCGCGCCTCCATCATTCCCCTGGTGGCCGTGCCTGTGTCGCTGGTGGGTACCTTCGCGCTGATGCACATGTTCGGCTTTTCGCTCAACACGCTGTCGCTGTTCGGCCTGGTGCTGTCGATCGGCATCGTGGTGGACGACGCCATCGTGGTGGTCGAAAACGTCGAGCGGCATATGGCCCTGGGCGAATCCCCCCGGCAGGCCGCGATCAAGGCCATGGATGAGGTGACCGGGCCCATCATCGCGATCACCTCGGTGCTGGCGGCAGTCTTCATCCCCTCGGCTTTCCTGTCCGGGTTGCAAGGCGAGTTCTATCGCCAGTTTGCGCTGACCATCGCCATCTCGACCATACTCTCCGCCATCAATTCCCTCACCCTGTCGCCCGCGCTTGCGGCCATCCTGCTCAAACCGCATCAGGACTCGGCCAAGGCCGACTGGCTCACGCGCCTCATGGGTAAGACCTTGGGCGGGTTTTTCCGGCGTTTCAATGTCTTCTTCGACAGCGCCTCGAATGGGTACGTGGGGACGGTGCGCCGGGCGGTGCGTGGCAGCGCCGTCGTGCTGCTGCTGTACGTCGGCTTCGTCGGCCTGACCTGGCTGGGCTTTCACCAGGTGCCGAACGGTTTCGTGCCGGCCCAGGACAAATACTTCCTGGTGGGTATCGCCCAGTTGCCTAGCGGCGCCTCGCTTGACCGCACAGAAGCGGTCGTGAAGCAGATGTCCGAGATCGCGCTGGCCGAACCCGGCGTGGAGAGCGTGGTTGCCTTCCCCGGGCTTTCGGTCAACGGTCCGGTGAACGTGCCGAACTCGGCGCTGATGTTCGCCATGCTCAAACCCTTCGATGAACGCCAGGATCCTTCGCTTTCCGCCAACGCCATCGCAGGAAAGCTGATGGGCAAGTTCAGCCAGATTCCGGACGGGTTCGTTGGCATCTTCCCGCCGCCTCCCGTGCCAGGCCTGGGAGCCATGGGCGGTTTCAAGCTGCAGATCGAGGACCGCGCCGGATTGGGGTTCGAGGCGCTGGCGCAGGCGCAGGGCCAGATCATGGCCCGGGCCATGCAGGCTCCCGAACTGGCGAACATGCTGGCCAGTTTCCAGACCAACGCGCCGCAGTTGCGGGTGGACATCGATCGCGTGAAGGCCAAGTCCCTGGGGGTGTCGCTGACGGACGTGTTCGAGACCCTGCAAATCAATCTGGGATCGCTCTACGTTAACGACTTCAATCGCTTCGGACGCACCTATCGGGTCATGGCGCAGGCCGACGCGCCGTTCCGCATGCAGGCCGGCGACATCGGGATGCTCAAGGTGCGCAACGGCAGCGGCGAAATGATTCCCCTGAGCGCGTTTGTGACGCTGACGCGCGGGTCCGGCCCGGACAGGGTCATCCGCTACAACGGCTTTCCGTCGGCGGACATCAGCGGCGGTCCCGCGCCGGGATATTCCTCGGGGCAGGCGACCGATGCGATAGAGCGCATCGTGCGTGAGACGCTGCCCGAGGGCATGACCTATGCGTGGACGGACCTCGTCTACCAGGAGAAGCAGGCCGGCAATTCTGCGCTGTACATCTTCCCCCTGGCGGTGCTGCTGGCTTTCCTCATTCTTGCCGCCCAGTACAACAGCTGGTCGCTGCCGTTCGCCGTGCTGCTCATCGCGCCCATGGCCTTGCTCTCGGCGATAGGCGGCGTCTGGCTGTCCGGCGGGGATAACAACATCTTCACGCAGATCGGCTTCGTGGTGCTGGTGGGTCTGGCGGCCAAGAATGCCATCCTGATCGTGGAGTTCGCCCGCAGCAAGGAAGACCAAGGGGCCGATCCGCTGGCGGCGGTCCTGGAGGCGGCCCGTCTGCGCCTGCGCCCGATTCTGATGACTTCGTTCGCCTTCATCGCCGGCGTGGTGCCGCTGGTGCTTGCCACGGGGGCCGGTGCGGAGATGCGCCATGCCATGGGTATCGCCGTGTTCGCGGGGATGGTGGGCGTGACCCTGTTCGGCTTGCTGCTCACGCCGGTGTTCTACGTCGTGGTGCGCAAGCTGGCGCTGCGCCGGGAAGCCCGCCGGGCTGCAACCCGTTCGGACAGGCAGCACGCATGA
- a CDS encoding ClbS/DfsB family four-helix bundle protein, whose product MKLPASRQELLHNICNRHRQFRIEAATIRASLYRKTAEVGHAHRLRIDAATVLIDVMLWNTMILQLAAAGTRGAGAPYYSREAILDRVGRLTHPFRRNFTGSTLHNLHELTRLGQERVVGCVARHSDAALFAPSGERAETLGGQLQIFTGVAYANALSKLRAWKQAV is encoded by the coding sequence ATGAAACTGCCCGCATCCAGGCAAGAGCTCCTGCACAATATCTGCAACCGGCACAGACAGTTCCGCATAGAAGCGGCCACCATACGCGCAAGCCTTTACCGCAAGACGGCGGAGGTGGGGCACGCTCATCGCCTGCGCATCGATGCCGCAACGGTGCTGATCGACGTGATGCTTTGGAACACGATGATCCTGCAGCTCGCCGCGGCGGGGACGAGAGGCGCTGGCGCCCCGTACTACAGCCGCGAGGCAATACTGGACAGGGTCGGCCGCCTGACTCACCCGTTCAGGCGCAATTTCACCGGCAGCACGCTTCACAACCTGCACGAGCTGACCAGGCTCGGGCAGGAGCGCGTGGTCGGTTGCGTAGCCCGTCATTCGGACGCCGCGCTCTTCGCGCCCTCCGGTGAGAGAGCCGAAACCCTCGGCGGCCAGCTCCAGATCTTCACGGGCGTGGCCTACGCCAACGCCTTGTCGAAGTTGCGCGCCTGGAAACAGGCTGTATAG